Proteins from a single region of Pungitius pungitius chromosome 4, fPunPun2.1, whole genome shotgun sequence:
- the LOC119226803 gene encoding casein kinase II subunit alpha'-like has protein sequence MPGSTPASSKARVYTDVNTQKNREYWDYDAHVPNWSNQDNYQLVRKLGRGKYSEVFEAINVTNNEKVVVKILKPVKKKKIKREIKILENLRGGTNIIRLVDTVKDPVSRTPALVFECINNTDFKELYQKLTDYDIRYYMYELLKALDYCHSMGIMHRDVKPHNVMIDHQMRKLRLIDWGLAEFYHPAQEYNVRVASRYFKGPELLVDYQMYDYSLDMWSLGCMLASMIFLKEPFFHGQDNYDQLVRIAKVLGTDELFGYLHKYHIELDTRFKDLLGQQTRKRWEQFIQSENQHLVSPEALDLLDKLLRYDHQQRLTAAEAMQHPYFYPVVKEQANANTDGTKAISSSNAT, from the exons ATGCCCGGATCCACGCCGGCCAGCAGCAAGGCTCGGGTGTACACCGATGTCAACACACAGAAGAACAGAGAGTACTGGGACTATGACGCACATGTGCCAAACTGGAG CAATCAAGACAACTATCAGCTGGTGCGTAAGTTGGGTCGAGGGAAGTACAGCGAAGTATTCGAGGCCATAAACGTGACCAACAATGAGAAAGTGGTGGTGAAAATCCTCAAG CccgtcaagaagaagaagatcaaaCGCGAAATCAAAATTCTTGaaaacctgcgcgggggaaccaaCATCATCCGCCTGGTGGACACGGTGAAAGACCCGGTG TCGAGGACACCAGCGCTGGTCTTTGAGTGCATCAATAACACAGATTTTAAG GAGCTTTACCAGAAGCTGACAGACTACGACATCCGTTACTACATGTATGAGCTGCTCAAG gcTCTGGACTACTGTCACAGTATGGGCATCATGCACCGGGACGTGAAGCCCCACAACGTGATGATTGACCACCAGATGAGAAAG CTGCGTCTCATCGATTGGGGTTTGGCAGAGTTCTACCATCCCGCTCAGGAATACAACGTCCGGGTGGCCTCCCGCTATTTCAAAGGCCCTGAGCTGCTAGTGGACTATCAG ATGTATGACTATAGTTTGGACATGTGGAGTCTAGGCTGCATGTTGGCCAGCATGATCTTTCTGAAGGAGCCGTTTTTTCACGGCCAGGACAACTACGACCAG CTGGTCCGCATCGCTAAAGTTCTGGGCACAGACGAGCTCTTCGGTTACCTGCACAAATACCACATAGAACTGGACACTCGCTTCAAAGACCTGCTGGGACA GCAGACGAGGAAGCGCTGGGAGCAGTTCATCCAGTCCGAGAACCAGCACCTGGTGAGTCCGGAGGCTCTGGACCTTCTGGACAAGCTGCTCCGCTACGACCACCAGCAGAGGCTGACCGCGGCCGAGGCCATGCAGCACCCGTACTTCT atccTGTGGTGAAGGAGCAGGCGAACGCCAACACAGACGGCACAAAGGCCATAAGCAGCTCCAATGCGACATGA